GGTGGGGCATGCGATCACCATCTCCGAACCGCTCCGGGTGTGGCCCTACGAAAAGAACGGAAAAGTCTTTGGCTATGCAGTAGCAGGCACCCCTGCTGATTGTGTCAAGATTGCCTTTTGGGCTCTGCTGAAGGACCAGCAAAAGCCCTCGCTGGTGGTTTCAGGCATCAACTTGGGGTCGAACACCGGCATCAACGCGATCTACTCGGGTACGGTTTCCGCTGCTACTGAGGGGGCGATTCTCGGCGTCCCATCATTTGCGATCTCGTTGACCACCTATGAGAATCCCGACTATGGGCCGGCAGCGCGGTTCGCGCGCTCCTTGGCCCGTCTGGTGCTCAAGAAGGGGCTGCCCAAGGGCGTATACTTGAATGTCAATGTGCCGGCCGTGCCCGCGGAACAAATCAGAGGTGTGGTCATCACCAGCCAGGGGCAGGCGGTGTACCGGGAGCAATACCAGATGCGGCGCGACCCACGAGGCCGTGCCTACTACTGGCTCACCGGCACCAAGATCGATCTGGAACGCGACGAGTCCGTAGACGATGGCGCCATTCAGCAGAACAAGATCTCGGTGACGCCCATCCATTACGATCTGACCAACTATGCTTTCATCGAAGAGCTGAAGCGCTGGAACATCACTTGGAGCGGGCGGCCGC
The DNA window shown above is from candidate division KSB1 bacterium and carries:
- the surE gene encoding 5'/3'-nucleotidase SurE; the encoded protein is MEKATEKGPGVQARKVRILLTNDDGIASPGLYALYEELRRVGEVIVVAPDGERSAVGHAITISEPLRVWPYEKNGKVFGYAVAGTPADCVKIAFWALLKDQQKPSLVVSGINLGSNTGINAIYSGTVSAATEGAILGVPSFAISLTTYENPDYGPAARFARSLARLVLKKGLPKGVYLNVNVPAVPAEQIRGVVITSQGQAVYREQYQMRRDPRGRAYYWLTGTKIDLERDESVDDGAIQQNKISVTPIHYDLTNYAFIEELKRWNITWSGRPHGE